Proteins from a genomic interval of Arachis hypogaea cultivar Tifrunner chromosome 10, arahy.Tifrunner.gnm2.J5K5, whole genome shotgun sequence:
- the LOC140175629 gene encoding uncharacterized protein: protein MAYQVALSPHLSNLHDVFHVSQLRKCTSDAAHVLEPESIELRENLTFQVTIVRIDDTSVKKLREKEVQLVKVVWERAGVKEHTWELESEMRKDYPELFSGSEKLKSDLMIQI, encoded by the exons ATGGCATATCAAGTAGCTTTGTCACCTCACTTGTCTAACTTGCATGATGTATTCCATGTGTCACAACTTCGTAAGTGCACGTCGGATGCAGCTCATGTTTTAGAGCCTGAGTCGATCGAGTTGAGAGAGAACTTGACATTTCAAGTAACAATAGTGAGAAtcgatgacactagtgtgaagaagCTGCGAGAAAAAGAAGTTCAGCTGGTTAAAGTTGTTTGGGAGCGAGCAGGAGTTAAAGAGCATACTTGGGAATTGGAGTCTGAGATGAGAAAGGATTATCCCGAGCTATTCTCAG GTTCCGAAAAATTAAAGTCAGATTTGATGAttcaaatatga
- the LOC140175627 gene encoding uncharacterized protein: MKIPEHRKWMYNRNLPNRGGLRQEFVNSVRNFIDTVTKQPQFVLEGGVLRCPCNKHKSKIFLTPDEVSLELYKCGFMPRYWCWDSHGESPLPLNLDQDNNQDGACSSPHANVPIRNSYESMVVDAAGPEFMSQFEENMEESPNAEAKKFYDLLQSAQRPLFEGCIDHSELSMAVKMLSIKAKGNVSQQIFDDFVKAMKEVMPKDNLLVSNFYEAKKLVSKLGMESNKIDCCINGCMLYYKEDDIPRKECKFCHSPRYKIGKKGKQVPLKRMHYLPLIPRLRRLYASMNTTSHMRWHFDHEFKGVLEHPSDSKAWKYFDRKHPQFSQEPRNVRLGLCADGFTPFGKSGKQYSCWPIIVTPYNLPPSMCMKTPYMFLSMIILVLVIPKLGLMYTCSP; this comes from the coding sequence ATGAAAATTCCAGAACATCGAAAGTGGATGTACAATAGAAATTTGCCAAATCGAGGAGGATTACGACAGGAATTTGTCAATAGTGTTCGAAATTTTATTGATACAGTTACAAAACAACCTCAATTTGTACTTGAAGGCGGTGTACTTAGATGTCCTTGCAACAAACATAAAAGTAAGATTTTCTTAACTCCGGATGAGGTTTCATTAGAATTATATAAATGTGGTTTCATGCCAAGATACTGGTGTTGGGATTCACATGGAGAGAGTCCTTTGCCCTTGAATTTAGATCAAGATAATAATCAAGACGGTGCATGTTCTTCTCCGCATGCTAATGTGCCAATAAGAAATTCGTATGAATCTATGGTGGTTGATGCTGCTGGACCAGAATTTATGAGTCAATTTGAAGAAAACATGGAGGAGTCTCCGAATGCAGAAgctaaaaaattttatgatttattacaGTCTGCTCAGCGCCCATTATTTGAGGGATGTATTGATCATTCAGAATTATCAATGGCAGTTAAAATGTTGAGTATAAAAGCTAAAGGGAATGTATCTCAACAAATCTTTGATGATTTCGTgaaagctatgaaagaagtgatgCCGAAGGATAACTTACTTGTCTCCAATTTTTATGAAGCAAAGAAGCTAGTATCGAAACTTGGCATGGAAAGCAATAAAATTGATTGTTGCATTAATGGTTGTATGCTGTATTACAAGGAGGATGATATACCAAGAAAAGAATGTAAATTTTGTCATTCTCCAAGGTACAAAATAGGTAAAAAGGGTAAACAAGTTCCTTTGAAACGAATGCACTATTTACCACTTATACCTCGTTTAAGAAGACTTTATGCTTCAATGAACACAACATCTCACATGCGATGGCATTTTGATCACGAGTTTAAAGGAGTTCTTGAGCATCCATCGGATTCAAAAGCATGGAAGTATTTTGATAGAAAACATCCACAATTTTCTCAAGAACCACGCAATGTCAGACTAGGATTATGTGCTGATGGATTCACCCCTTTTGGTAAATCTGGTAAACAATATTCATGTTGGCCAATAATTGTCACTCCGTATAACCTGCCTCCTTCTATGTGCATGAAAACTCCTTACATGTTTTTATCCATGATTATCCTGGTCCTCGTAATCCCAAAACTAGGATTGATGTATACCTGCAGCCCTTGA
- the LOC140175628 gene encoding uncharacterized protein: MDEDENEDEDDDENNEDEDQNEYPISSSEAVMEWERPTTVTEVRSFLGLAGYYRRFIEEFFRIALPMTKLTRKEVSFVWTSECEKNFQTLKQKLTSAPILILPEPHKPFEVYCDASLKGLGCVLLQHWNVVGYASRQLRPHEANVVADALSRKSLTIAWMRIKEEELVDKFVDLKLDIGEVVERACLNQLQILSTFKTEIQKAQQDEQQLQQLFQLVGDKKRGEFTKDDEGLWRSKGRLCIPDVGSLRQDLLSKTHNSGFSIHPGSRICLMT; encoded by the exons ATGGATGAGGATGAGAACGAAGACGAGGACGACGACGAGAACAATGAGGATGAAGATCAAAATGAATA CCCTATTTCTAGTAGTGAggcggtgatggaatgggaaaggCCAACAACGGTGACAGAAGTCAGAAGTTTCTTAGGCTTGGCCGGATATTACCGGAGATTTATTGAAGAATTTTTCCGGATTGCACTACCGATGACTAAATTGACAAGAAAGGAGGTGTCGTTTGTGTGGACGTCAGAGtgtgaaaaaaattttcaaactttgaagCAGAAGTTAACTTCAGCACCTATTTTAATTTTACCGGAACCACATAAACCATTTGAAGTATATTGTGATGCTTCCttgaagggtttgggttgcgtgttgTTGCAACACTGGAATGTGGTGGGTTACGCATCGCGTCAGTTGAGACCGCATGAG GCGAATGTGGTAGCAGACGCATTGAGTCGGAAATCTTTAACCATAGCTTGGATGAGGATCAAGGAAGAGGAGCTAGTGGATAAGTTTGTAGATCTTAAgctggatattggtgaagttGTCGAAAGAGCTTGTTTGAATCAATTACAGATTTTGAGTACATTTAAAACAGAGATACAAAaggctcagcaagatgagcaaCAGCTTCAACAATTGTTTCAACTAGTTGGTGATAAGAAGCGTGGAGAATTCACCAAGGATGATGAAGGATTATGGAGGTCTAAGGGGAGGCTTTGCATACCAGATGTCGGGAGTTTGAGACAAGACTTGTTGTCGAAAACTCACAACAGTGGGTTTTCTATTCATCCCGGAAGCAGAATATGTCTTATGACttga